The proteins below are encoded in one region of Candidatus Eisenbacteria bacterium:
- a CDS encoding cupin domain-containing protein, with amino-acid sequence MAKAPESYPYDTHLDILHGPLEVIDVPALAATVEHPWFNQTLCKVNDSVVRVGIVKGEYHWHKHDEDDEFFWVVEGELLIDLEGDKTIALTPGQGYVVPKGVVHRTRAPERTVILMVENAGIVPTGD; translated from the coding sequence ATGGCCAAAGCTCCGGAGTCCTATCCCTACGATACGCACCTCGACATCCTGCACGGCCCGCTCGAGGTGATCGACGTGCCCGCACTGGCCGCCACGGTCGAGCATCCATGGTTCAACCAGACCTTGTGCAAGGTCAACGACTCGGTCGTGCGAGTGGGCATCGTCAAGGGCGAGTACCACTGGCACAAGCACGACGAAGACGACGAGTTCTTCTGGGTGGTCGAGGGCGAGCTGCTCATCGACCTCGAAGGAGACAAGACGATCGCGCTGACGCCGGGCCAGGGCTACGTGGTGCCCAAGGGTGTCGTGCACCGCACGCGCGCGCCGGAGCGCACGGTCATCCTGATGGTCGAGAACGCGGGGATCGTTCCGACGGGCGACTGA